A stretch of the Azorhizobium caulinodans ORS 571 genome encodes the following:
- a CDS encoding glycosyl transferase, translated as MNPANPTRVARYLASAAVKVFTGFDATADLRKALGLMVAPETVEEMPEDKALEGMGRRVVRALAPADQRPVCLFVTYSPDGRIWPHVISYCKDLKAGGCRLVMIVTTDRTDLKCYDPGLAVADSLIVLENFGYDFSAWARVLRLWPELWAAPALWFANDSVYNSPSVLASMLERVKRSVADVVALTESTAFRRHFQSYFFVLRPNALASEPVRAFFGEMRAIFDKQKVIETCEVPFPSILSSAGLMVDVLYPLGLTDARAANPTLMAWNELLKNGFPFVKVQLLRENPMHVDLSKWRADLKACGFRMDEVEMHVGSHRIPAAALLQAPVQKPSEKTPAAAS; from the coding sequence ATGAACCCGGCCAACCCCACCCGCGTCGCACGCTATCTGGCTTCGGCTGCGGTCAAGGTCTTCACCGGCTTCGACGCCACGGCGGATCTGCGCAAGGCACTCGGCCTCATGGTCGCGCCCGAGACGGTGGAGGAGATGCCCGAGGACAAGGCGCTTGAAGGCATGGGCCGCCGCGTGGTGCGGGCTCTGGCACCGGCCGACCAGCGGCCGGTGTGCCTGTTCGTGACCTATTCTCCCGATGGCCGGATCTGGCCGCACGTCATCAGCTATTGCAAGGATCTGAAGGCGGGGGGCTGCCGGCTGGTGATGATTGTCACCACCGACCGCACCGACCTCAAATGTTACGATCCGGGCCTGGCTGTCGCCGATTCGCTCATCGTGCTCGAGAATTTCGGCTACGACTTCTCGGCTTGGGCGCGCGTGCTCCGGCTGTGGCCGGAACTCTGGGCGGCGCCAGCCCTGTGGTTCGCCAACGACAGCGTCTACAATTCCCCGAGCGTGCTCGCCTCCATGCTGGAGCGCGTGAAGCGTAGCGTCGCCGACGTGGTGGCGCTGACCGAGAGCACCGCATTCCGCCGTCATTTCCAGAGCTATTTCTTCGTCCTACGCCCGAACGCCCTGGCCAGCGAGCCGGTGCGGGCCTTCTTCGGCGAGATGCGGGCCATCTTCGACAAGCAGAAGGTGATCGAGACCTGTGAGGTGCCGTTCCCGAGCATCCTCTCCAGCGCCGGACTGATGGTGGACGTGCTCTATCCGCTCGGCCTGACCGACGCGCGGGCGGCCAATCCCACGCTGATGGCGTGGAACGAATTGCTGAAGAACGGCTTCCCGTTCGTGAAGGTGCAGCTGCTGCGCGAGAATCCCATGCATGTGGACCTCTCCAAGTGGCGGGCCGATCTGAAGGCGTGCGGATTCCGTATGGATGAGGTGGAGATGCACGTGGGCAGCCATCGCATCCCCGCGGCGGCGCTCCTCCAGGCGCCGGTCCAGAAGCCGTCCGAGAAGACGCCCGCCGCAGCCTCCTGA
- a CDS encoding glycosyltransferase family 2 protein yields the protein MTTPQRLLFVKVKKPPSVSVVFVSYNSGRVLPRAIASVPAAYQVVVVDNASPEGLDWQSEVARPFDLVPMSANLGFGTACNAGARAARGDYVLFLNPDAVMEEGTVPALLDAVKRYGDPGIFMPAILGENGRPMRKEGSILEPVPRKRRLKAEEIAGDYCTRFVHGAAFLMERRAFLAMGGFDEGIFLYHEDDDLALRAIRSGIAIVVVAEARVIHAGGKSSAPGWRQTFRISRFKKHSERYVLAKYGAARGKVGEVTYLAAGCLLALLMLDIHRLMIRSGKIAGLCDRLALPTVQARTGGADAFEKGRR from the coding sequence GTGACAACGCCGCAAAGGTTGCTGTTCGTGAAGGTGAAGAAGCCGCCTTCGGTCAGCGTGGTCTTCGTCTCCTACAATAGCGGGCGCGTGCTGCCGCGCGCCATCGCCTCGGTGCCCGCCGCCTATCAGGTGGTGGTGGTGGATAACGCCAGTCCCGAGGGCCTCGATTGGCAGAGCGAGGTGGCGCGCCCCTTCGATCTGGTGCCCATGTCCGCCAATCTCGGCTTCGGCACCGCCTGCAATGCCGGCGCCCGCGCCGCGCGGGGCGATTATGTGCTCTTCCTCAATCCCGACGCGGTGATGGAGGAGGGCACCGTCCCCGCGCTCCTCGATGCAGTGAAGCGTTATGGCGACCCGGGCATCTTCATGCCGGCGATCCTGGGAGAGAACGGCCGGCCCATGCGCAAGGAAGGCTCGATCCTGGAGCCGGTCCCCCGCAAGCGGCGGCTCAAGGCGGAGGAGATCGCCGGGGATTACTGCACGCGCTTCGTCCATGGCGCGGCCTTCCTCATGGAGCGGCGCGCCTTCCTCGCCATGGGCGGCTTCGACGAGGGCATCTTCCTCTATCACGAGGACGACGATCTTGCGCTGCGGGCCATCCGCTCCGGCATCGCGATCGTCGTCGTGGCCGAGGCCCGCGTGATCCACGCGGGTGGCAAGTCCTCGGCGCCCGGCTGGCGGCAGACTTTCCGCATCAGCCGTTTCAAGAAGCATTCGGAACGCTACGTCCTCGCCAAATATGGTGCAGCCCGCGGCAAGGTTGGCGAGGTAACGTATCTGGCGGCAGGATGCCTGCTCGCTCTGCTCATGCTGGACATCCATCGTCTGATGATCCGTTCCGGCAAGATCGCCGGCCTGTGTGACAGGCTGGCCCTTCCCACCGTACAGGCGCGCACCGGGGGGGCGGACGCGTTTGAGAAAGGACGTCGATGA
- a CDS encoding alpha/beta hydrolase, with product MTADAHHGIFTRELARFADVWGIKARVDSVPRAKRTGATWTARSEGPGWSTETNFEILAWDDLVRRDMNRSRWSHLGGTIRALADMIGSGTLFRYFGTSHRYGIFFCLTYLTLAAIWAVAVGLGFAATAYARPVVSDALIGSFYAFNGQTGKWVAVAAGVATTLIGGFGLMKLLNKRFRLRQSLDLAEFSVDFAHDRHPEIKERITAFADRVHAVMAFGGVDEIIIAGHSLGAMHAISLVARALRDDPNFGTKIPIRILTLGSTIAKFALHPAADRLRGATRTVSKATAVGWTEYQARDDIVSFYKVDPVTLGRISDGDPNRRPLVRRVAIRSMLTPKTYARFRTDVMRLHCQFFLANDRRAPYDFYAFVCAPVPYDTLVGSPEGPLSVLAEDGSLLAPPPVTQQKGA from the coding sequence ATGACCGCGGATGCCCACCACGGCATCTTCACGCGCGAGCTTGCGCGCTTTGCGGACGTGTGGGGGATCAAGGCGCGGGTGGACAGCGTGCCCCGCGCGAAGCGCACCGGTGCCACTTGGACGGCGCGCAGCGAGGGACCCGGCTGGTCCACCGAAACGAACTTCGAAATTCTAGCCTGGGACGATCTGGTGCGGCGCGACATGAACCGCAGCCGCTGGTCGCATCTGGGCGGCACGATCCGCGCCCTTGCCGACATGATCGGCTCGGGGACGCTGTTCCGCTATTTCGGCACCAGCCACCGCTACGGCATCTTCTTCTGCCTCACCTATCTGACGCTGGCCGCCATCTGGGCGGTGGCCGTGGGCCTGGGCTTTGCCGCCACGGCCTATGCCCGGCCGGTGGTGAGCGATGCGCTGATCGGCTCCTTCTACGCCTTCAACGGCCAGACCGGGAAATGGGTGGCCGTGGCAGCGGGAGTGGCGACGACGCTCATCGGCGGCTTCGGCCTGATGAAGCTTCTCAACAAGCGGTTTCGGCTCCGGCAATCCCTCGATCTTGCGGAATTTTCGGTGGACTTCGCCCATGACCGGCACCCCGAGATCAAGGAGCGCATCACCGCCTTTGCGGACCGCGTGCATGCGGTGATGGCCTTCGGCGGCGTGGACGAGATCATCATCGCCGGCCACAGCCTCGGCGCCATGCATGCCATCAGCCTCGTGGCGCGGGCGCTGCGGGACGATCCGAACTTCGGCACCAAGATCCCCATCCGCATCCTGACGCTGGGCTCCACCATCGCGAAATTCGCCCTCCATCCGGCGGCCGACCGGCTTCGCGGCGCGACGCGCACGGTCTCCAAGGCCACCGCCGTCGGCTGGACGGAATATCAGGCCCGCGACGACATCGTATCCTTCTACAAGGTGGACCCGGTGACGCTCGGGCGCATCTCGGACGGCGACCCCAACCGCCGGCCGCTGGTGCGGCGCGTGGCCATCCGCTCCATGCTGACACCGAAGACCTATGCCCGCTTCCGCACCGATGTCATGCGGCTGCACTGCCAGTTCTTCCTCGCGAACGACCGGCGGGCGCCTTATGATTTCTATGCGTTCGTGTGCGCGCCGGTGCCCTACGACACGCTCGTCGGATCGCCAGAAGGGCCACTTTCCGTGCTTGCGGAGGATGGCAGCCTGCTTGCGCCGCCGCCGGTGACGCAGCAAAAGGGCGCATGA
- a CDS encoding protein-S-isoprenylcysteine O-methyltransferase — translation MISLPLLAHPVSLVTLAKCIWALGVVSWYLLRLPFELKVRRTRVADATHRTLREYTLLTISTLGLGIVPAVFCLTGWPRGLTYATSPLQVTAGALVFIAALWLFWRTHRDLGRNWSVTLEIKETHQLITHGVYRAVRHPMYSAFFLWAVAQALLLPNLVAGLSGLIGFGILFAFRVGREEQMMRETFGPQYDAYMQRTKRIIPGVY, via the coding sequence ATGATTTCGCTTCCCCTGCTCGCTCACCCGGTTTCCCTCGTCACCCTCGCCAAGTGCATCTGGGCCCTGGGCGTGGTGTCCTGGTATCTGCTGCGTCTGCCCTTCGAACTGAAGGTGCGCCGCACCCGCGTGGCCGACGCCACCCACCGCACGCTGCGCGAATACACGCTGCTGACCATCTCGACGCTTGGTCTCGGCATCGTGCCTGCAGTGTTCTGCCTCACAGGCTGGCCGCGCGGCCTCACCTATGCCACCTCGCCGCTTCAGGTGACGGCGGGCGCGCTCGTCTTCATCGCCGCGCTCTGGCTGTTCTGGCGCACCCATCGCGACCTCGGGCGCAACTGGTCGGTGACGCTGGAGATCAAGGAAACCCACCAGCTCATCACTCACGGCGTCTATCGCGCCGTGCGGCACCCCATGTATTCGGCCTTCTTCCTGTGGGCGGTGGCGCAGGCGCTGCTGCTGCCGAACCTCGTCGCGGGCCTCTCGGGCCTCATCGGCTTCGGCATCCTGTTCGCCTTCCGGGTCGGGCGCGAGGAGCAGATGATGCGGGAGACCTTCGGCCCGCAATATGACGCCTACATGCAGCGCACCAAGCGCATCATCCCCGGCGTCTACTGA